The following proteins are co-located in the Apium graveolens cultivar Ventura chromosome 5, ASM990537v1, whole genome shotgun sequence genome:
- the LOC141662109 gene encoding putative prolyl 4-hydroxylase 9, producing MKTKGRSVVVRWSIGLPTLCLLCFFFFIAGLFASMFLSSQELSPGLRPKPRLLESIVKEEMQFNLLSRGETGQDSLTQIPFQVLSWKPRALYFPGFAEPEHCESIIKIAKARLAPSSLALRKGETAESTKGTRTSSGTFMSASEDKTGTLDIIEGKISKATMIPRTHGEAFNILRYEIGQKYNSHYDAFHPAEYGPQKSQRIASFLLYLSDVEEGGETMFPFENGLNVDNYDFEKCIGLKVKPRKGDGLLFYSVFPNGTIDMTSLHGSCPVVTGQKWVATKWLRDQEQDD from the exons ATGAAAACAAAAGGAAGAAGTGTAGTAGTACGTTGGAGCATTGGCCTCCCTACACTTTGTCTACtttgtttcttcttcttcatcgCCGGCCTTTTCGCTTCCATGTTTCTCTCCTCTCAG GAGTTATCACCTGGATTAAGACCCAAACCGAGGTTGCTTGAATCGATAGTCAAGGAGGAGATGCAGTTTAATCTGCTGTCTCGTGGCGAAACAGGACAAGATTCTTTAACTCAGATTCCATTTCAG GTTCTAAGTTGGAAACCCCGTGCACTATACTTCCCTGGTTTTGCAGAACCTGAACACTGTGAAAGCATAATCAAGATAGCAAAGGCACGTCTGGCCCCTTCAAGCTTGGCATTACGCAAGGGAGAAACAGCAGAAAGCACCAAAGGAACTAGAACAAG CTCCGGAACATTTATGAGTGCATCTGAAGACAAAACTGGAACCTTAGATATCATTGAGGGTAAAATTTCAAAGGCGACGATGATTCCCCGCACTCATGGAGAG GCATTTAACATCTTACGCTACGAGATTGGACAGAAGTACAATTCACATTATGATGCATTCCACCCTGCTGAGTATGGCCCACAGAAGAGTCAGAGG ATTGCTTCTTTCTTGTTGTATTTATCCGATGTGGAAGAAGGTGGAGAAACTATGTTCCCATTTGAG AATGGATTGAATGTTGACAACTATGATTTTGAGAAGTGTATTGGCTTAAAAGTAAAACCACGAAAAGGCGATGGACTTCTATTTTATTCTGTGTTCCCAAATGGGACAATTGATATG ACATCACTCCACGGGAGCTGCCCAGTGGTTACAGGGCAAAAATGGGTGGCAACAAAGTGGCTGAGGGATCAAGAACAGGATGAttaa
- the LOC141662110 gene encoding uncharacterized protein LOC141662110, which produces MAVVIESEVWVLNHSIFIFIFVSCLLSILCFSHFKTHHTTNATSTIFDQSLPPSLTTFLLCFSVSSVLEGLGSVTGEDELAYYGLNREQMVLYLCVGYAASLFIGPLFGVFSDLIGHKKICLTFCILHLFVGIWKKITSHPNIWLTSICLGLANSMFSFSFEAWMVVEHDKLGHRQDMLYDMFWLMAFLKSACFIGSQVIANWLIGNSFKQHLGSLSTATVLLAILSIISVTRGRKEPAKLAASKDYQASFYSFVLCDKRIWLLIWAQACVQFSVAVFWILWAPTVVADGREVHLGLIYPCLLGAGMLGSTSFPWFVSGLLSLRTEDCLLYAFCVAGMMLSVVAYDYQDIGVLVTLFCLFHACVGLILPSLARLRTLYVPNELRGGMMSLSLVPVSAAILFFLMQGGYHRNIENSTVIAFAALGLFSAAGSMYLLKQWGKQLHNDWHKM; this is translated from the exons ATGGCAGTTGTGATAGAGAGTGAAGTTTGGGTTCTGAATCACTCAATCTTTATATTCATTTTCGTTTCTTGTTTACTCTCCATTCTCTGTTTTTCCCATTTCAAAACTCACCACACCACCAACGCTACTAGTACCATTTTTGATCAATCTCTCCCACCTTCTCTCACTACTTTTCTCCTCTGTTTCTCCGTTTCATCAg TTTTGGAAGGGCTGGGATCAGTAACGGGAGAGGATGAGTTGGCATATTACGGTTTGAATAGGGAGCAAATGGTGTTATATTTATGTGTCGGATATGCTGCTTCTTTGTTCATTGGACCCCTCTTCGGAGTGTTCTCTGATTTAAT TGGTCACAAGAAAATATGTTTAACATTCTGTATCTTGCATCTTTTTGTTGGCATATGGAAGAAAATTACTTCACATCCGAACATTTGGTTAACAAGTATATGTCTCGGTCTTGCTAATTCTATGTTTTCATTCAGCTTTGAGGCTTGGATGGTGGTTGAGCATGAtaag CTAGGTCACAGGCAAGATATGCTTTATGACATGTTTTGGTTGATGGCTTTCTTGAAGTCTGCATGTTTTATTGGTAGTCAGGTAATAGCAAATTGGCTGATTGGTAATTCTTTCAAGCAACATTTAGGATCTCTTTCCACTGCAACCGTGTTGCTGGCAATTCTGAGTATCATTTCTGTAACTCGTGGACGGAAAGAACCTGCAAAATTAGCAGCATCTAAGGATTATCAGGCGTCTTTTTACTCATTTGTACTCTGTG ATAAAAGGATCTGGTTGTTAATTTGGGCGCAAGCTTGTGTGCAGTTCTCTGTTGCTGTCTTTTGGATCCTGTGGGCTCCAACAGTAGTG GCTGATGGTCGAGAAGTTCATCTGGGTTTGATATATCCTTGCCTTCTGGGTGCTGGAATGTTAGGAAGCACATCGTTTCCGTGGTTTGTTAGTGGGCTATTATCACTTCGAACTGAGGATTGCTTACTGTATGCGTTCTGTGTGGCAGGAATGATGCTCTCTGTTGTAGCTTATGACTATCAA GATATTGGAGTTTTAGTGACACTTTTCTGCTTGTTTCATGCTTGCGTTGGCCTCATTTTACCTTCACTTGCAAGATTGAGAACATT GTATGTGCCAAATGAATTGCGTGGAGGAATGATGAGCTTGTCTCTAGTTCCCGTCAGTGCAGCAATCCTATTTTTCTTGATGCAG GGAGGTTACCATCGGAACATTGAGAATTCAACAGTTATAGCATTTGCTGCTCTTGGTCTATTCTCTGCAGCTGGTAGCATGTATCTACTAAAGCAGTGGGGCAAGCAACTCCATAATGACTGGCATAAGATGTGA
- the LOC141723474 gene encoding uncharacterized protein LOC141723474 yields the protein MAFVEDIIFVVGLTGLVYLITDELLLIASASHNKHSITKLGSSKIDFSLKNHHKDSNFNDGVQKDLILNDTKEAKVDDFVQSECSGVGECGGFNDTQEAKLDDFDQSECSGVEQSKVFNDTQEEKVVDFDQSETCNGEFENEVKVAISRKYGFDEGYLSGGDELVEEVVDQNFEFSGLDQGVEMFDKLWQRNEDMDDEDEETVCFNEDDEVDKDEEEGWEDDWEGVERTELEKQFGAAVAFVNSKSNADRFLGVESNVKMQLYGLHKVAIEGICMKPQPMALKVYSRAKWNAWKQLENISREEAMEKYITLLSRTVQGWMEDRHK from the exons ATGGCATTTGTTGAAGACATAATCTTTGTTGTTGGTCTCACTGGCCTTGTTTATTTAATTACAGATGAGCTTCTTTTAATTGCATCTGCTTCTCATAATAAACACTCTATTACCAAATTGGGGTCTTCAAAAATTGATTTTTCTTTAAAGAATCATCATAAAGATTCAAACTTTAATGATGGTGTTCAAAAAGATTTGATTTTAAATGATACCAAAGAAGCAAAAGTTGATGATTTTGTTCAGAGTGAGTGTTCTGGGGTTGGAGAATGTGGGGGTTTTAATGATACCCAAGAAGCAAAACTTGATGATTTTGATCAGAGTGAGTGTTCTGGGGTTGAACAATCTAAGGTTTTTAATGATACCCAAGAAGAAAAAGTTGTTGATTTTGATCAGAGTGAAACTTGTAATGGAGAATTTGAAAATGAAGTTAAAGTGGCTATTTCAAGAAAATATGGTTTTGATGAGGGTTATTTAAGTGGTGGGGATGAATTGGTAGAGGAAGTAGTTGATCAGAATTTTGAGTTTTCAGGACTTGATCAAGGTGTCGAAATGTTTGATAAATTGTGGCAGAGAAATGAAGATATGGATGATGAGGATGAGGAGACTGTTTGTTTTAATGAGGATGATGAAGTGGACAAGGATGAGGAAGAGGGGTGGGAGGATGATTGGGAGGGGGTTGAGAGAACTGAATTGGAAAAGCAGTTTGGTGCCGCGGTAGCATTTGTGAATTCGAAGAGTAATGCTGATCGATTCTTGGGTGTTGAGAGTAATGTGAAGATGCAATTGTATGGGCTTCATAAGGTTGCTATTGAAGGAATTTGTATGAAGCCGCAGCCAATGGCATTGAAGGTCTATTCTCGTGCTAAGTG GAACGCATGGAAGCAGCTAGAGAATATTAGCCGTGAGGAAGCAATGGAAAAGTACATTACGCTTCTTTCAAGGACTGTTCAGGGGTGGATGGAAGACAGGCACAAAT GA